One region of Pyramidobacter sp. YE332 genomic DNA includes:
- a CDS encoding IS1634 family transposase, whose translation MSFRIKLMKNKGRLYAAIVEETYNPLIKRSSGKTIRTYGDLNKRRLTEPDIDERIQADLAELRANADLAERLKAQTLKDQVATCAPNNKPDCAGIYNYGIALYRRLWERLGLDVWFKQYRRNHRLKFDFDLAAFFLAALRILAPCSKKRTHEYRGNFVFDFSSLTQADLYETLGLLSGSKDVLIRNVNKGIADIYERTMTVALYDCTTFYFESFDSDELRARGMSKENRTNEVQVVMGLLVDADGIPLDYELFRGNTSEIKTLLQVVRKHKVNSGLGKVTVVADRGLNCKLNLQHLAEEGFDYIVAQSISRLKKDVKERVLSEENWEHSERFHEDVFKMKRLDARADPERDAGIIVTWSLKRHHHDLDVLEELWTKGKELVAKGASAVETSMKHGSRQFLKSKKGKKGEYEVNTSLYEKRKKQAGFYVIATSNKDASPQEIFANLRRLWRVEECFRVLKSNLDARPVFVWTPEHIRGHFLVCYLALVLERLSCHLIRMKGIRDISPHKLVELMRQQNVTVLSGRARSTPISLRLGHDGSTPERKNADIASADAVMQIFGIAPVNMMEAYPDLKNKLACRLPFAAREATGGIIRRSRG comes from the coding sequence ATGAGTTTCCGAATCAAACTGATGAAAAACAAGGGCAGACTTTACGCGGCCATCGTCGAGGAGACTTACAATCCTCTCATCAAACGCAGTTCCGGAAAAACGATCCGCACGTACGGCGACCTGAACAAACGCCGCCTCACAGAGCCGGACATCGACGAAAGAATTCAGGCGGATCTTGCTGAGTTGAGGGCAAACGCAGATCTTGCAGAACGCCTCAAAGCGCAGACGCTTAAGGATCAGGTCGCAACATGTGCACCCAACAATAAACCGGACTGTGCGGGCATTTATAACTACGGCATCGCCCTTTACCGCAGATTATGGGAACGCCTTGGGCTGGACGTCTGGTTCAAACAGTATCGACGCAATCACCGACTCAAGTTCGACTTCGACCTTGCCGCATTCTTCCTCGCCGCACTGCGCATTCTGGCGCCTTGTTCGAAAAAACGGACGCACGAATACCGCGGGAACTTTGTCTTCGATTTCTCTTCCCTCACCCAGGCGGACCTTTACGAAACTCTCGGGCTCCTGAGCGGGAGCAAGGATGTCCTGATACGTAACGTCAACAAGGGGATCGCGGATATCTACGAGCGAACGATGACTGTCGCGCTTTACGACTGCACCACGTTTTACTTCGAGAGTTTTGATTCCGACGAACTTCGCGCGCGCGGGATGTCCAAGGAGAACCGCACGAATGAGGTGCAGGTGGTGATGGGACTGCTCGTTGACGCCGACGGCATCCCTCTTGACTATGAGCTGTTCCGCGGTAACACGTCGGAGATCAAGACCCTGCTGCAGGTCGTCCGGAAGCACAAGGTAAATTCCGGACTGGGGAAAGTCACGGTCGTCGCGGATCGCGGGCTCAACTGCAAGCTCAACTTGCAGCACCTTGCGGAAGAGGGTTTTGATTACATCGTGGCCCAGAGCATCAGTCGGCTGAAAAAGGACGTGAAGGAGCGGGTTCTTTCCGAGGAGAACTGGGAGCACAGCGAACGGTTCCACGAGGACGTGTTCAAGATGAAGCGTCTGGACGCCAGAGCGGATCCCGAACGTGACGCAGGCATCATCGTCACTTGGTCGCTGAAACGGCACCACCATGACCTGGACGTTCTGGAGGAATTGTGGACGAAGGGGAAAGAACTGGTCGCGAAGGGAGCCTCAGCCGTCGAGACATCCATGAAACACGGCTCAAGACAGTTTCTGAAGAGCAAGAAAGGGAAGAAAGGCGAATACGAGGTGAACACCTCTCTCTACGAAAAGCGTAAAAAGCAGGCGGGTTTCTACGTCATCGCCACCTCCAACAAGGACGCCTCCCCGCAGGAGATCTTCGCGAACCTGCGCCGGCTTTGGCGCGTCGAGGAATGTTTTCGAGTACTCAAGAGCAACCTCGATGCCAGGCCGGTTTTCGTCTGGACGCCGGAACACATCCGCGGGCACTTCCTCGTCTGTTACCTTGCGCTGGTTCTGGAACGTCTTTCCTGTCACCTCATCCGCATGAAGGGCATCAGAGACATCTCGCCTCACAAGCTCGTTGAACTCATGCGCCAGCAGAACGTCACCGTCCTGAGCGGCAGAGCCAGGAGCACGCCCATCAGCCTTCGACTGGGACACGACGGCAGCACGCCGGAGAGAAAGAACGCGGACATCGCGTCGGCCGACGCCGTGATGCAGATATTTGGAATCGCACCCGTCAATATGATGGAAGCCTATCCCGATCTCAAGAACAAACTCGCTTGTCGACTGCCTTTTGCTGCACGGGAGGCGACAGGAGGGATTATCCGTAGATCTCGCGGTTGA
- a CDS encoding DUF1667 domain-containing protein, with protein sequence MSERREYICIVCPNGCPLQVETSGGEKAKLVSVTGNLCPRGARWAKQEVEDPRRTIATNVLVEGGTLPVASVRTLDAVPLKEIMAVRESLKGIVLHAPVRAGDIVADHPAGVPCRVAVTRHVPRKG encoded by the coding sequence GTGAGCGAACGCCGCGAATATATTTGTATCGTCTGTCCCAATGGCTGTCCTCTGCAAGTCGAGACGAGCGGCGGCGAAAAAGCGAAGCTTGTTTCGGTGACGGGCAATCTGTGTCCGCGCGGCGCCAGATGGGCGAAGCAGGAAGTGGAGGACCCGCGCCGTACCATTGCCACGAACGTGCTGGTGGAGGGCGGCACGCTGCCCGTGGCGAGCGTGCGCACGCTTGATGCCGTCCCGTTGAAGGAAATCATGGCCGTGCGCGAAAGCCTGAAAGGAATCGTGCTCCATGCGCCGGTCCGGGCGGGCGACATCGTGGCCGATCATCCGGCCGGAGTCCCTTGCCGCGTCGCCGTCACGCGCCATGTGCCTCGCAAGGGCTGA
- a CDS encoding FAD-dependent oxidoreductase, translated as MIGERHCGVAVIGGGPAGLAAAISACEAGCRDVVLVERDRLLGGILNQCIHDGFGLHRFGEAMTGPEYAQRDIDRFGELGLEAMTESMVLELSKERELLVSRRGEMVRLRADAVVLAMGCRERPRGALSIPGTRPAGIYTAGAAQNLVNLENLMPGKKICILGSGDIGLIMARRMTLEGAGVEAVFELLPYSSGLPRNIQQCLNDYGIPLYLSTTVTDIVGDDRLEAVQVSRVDEKRRSIPGTERIFECDTLLLSVGLIPENELTRMAGIEMNPATGGAAVDDDFMTSVPGIFSCGNVLHVHDLVDWVSLEAAEAGARAAAYALGRSPCRESIVVRPGAGVRYTTPSRISGEKDVSIAFRLVSPGRDRCLVVSADGREILREKRVRLHPAVMEHLGVRAADLKGCCSLEVSVQ; from the coding sequence GTGATCGGGGAAAGACACTGCGGCGTCGCCGTGATCGGCGGCGGTCCCGCCGGCCTGGCGGCGGCTATCTCGGCCTGCGAGGCCGGTTGCCGCGACGTGGTACTGGTCGAGCGCGACCGGCTCTTGGGCGGCATTCTCAATCAGTGTATCCATGACGGTTTCGGCCTGCATCGTTTCGGCGAGGCCATGACCGGTCCCGAGTACGCCCAGCGCGACATCGACCGCTTCGGCGAATTGGGGCTCGAGGCCATGACCGAGTCGATGGTATTGGAACTTTCGAAGGAGCGCGAGCTGCTCGTCAGCCGTCGCGGCGAGATGGTCCGACTCAGAGCGGACGCCGTCGTGCTGGCCATGGGGTGCCGCGAGCGCCCGCGCGGCGCTCTGTCGATCCCCGGCACGCGCCCGGCGGGCATTTACACGGCCGGGGCCGCGCAGAATCTTGTCAATCTCGAAAACCTGATGCCCGGCAAAAAGATCTGCATCCTCGGCTCCGGCGATATCGGCCTGATCATGGCACGCCGCATGACCTTGGAGGGAGCCGGTGTCGAGGCGGTTTTCGAACTGCTGCCCTACTCAAGCGGCCTGCCGCGCAACATCCAGCAATGTCTGAACGATTACGGCATTCCCCTTTATCTGAGCACGACCGTGACCGATATCGTCGGCGACGACCGCCTCGAAGCCGTGCAGGTGTCGCGGGTGGACGAAAAACGCCGCTCCATCCCCGGTACGGAGCGGATTTTCGAGTGCGATACTCTGTTGCTGTCCGTCGGGCTGATCCCCGAAAACGAACTGACGCGCATGGCCGGCATCGAAATGAATCCTGCGACCGGCGGTGCGGCGGTGGATGACGACTTTATGACCAGCGTCCCCGGCATTTTCTCGTGCGGCAACGTGCTGCACGTGCACGATCTGGTGGATTGGGTCTCTCTGGAGGCGGCCGAAGCGGGGGCGCGCGCGGCGGCTTATGCTCTCGGACGATCTCCTTGCAGAGAGAGCATCGTCGTTCGTCCCGGCGCCGGCGTGCGTTACACTACGCCTTCGCGGATCAGCGGCGAAAAAGACGTGTCCATTGCGTTCCGTCTCGTCTCTCCCGGCCGTGACCGCTGTCTCGTCGTGAGCGCCGATGGCCGTGAGATCCTGCGTGAAAAACGGGTGCGCCTTCATCCGGCCGTGATGGAACATCTCGGAGTCAGGGCCGCTGATCTGAAGGGCTGCTGCAGTTTGGAGGTGTCGGTGCAGTGA
- a CDS encoding NAD(P)/FAD-dependent oxidoreductase, whose translation MKTDYDVVVVGGGVVGCAVARGLAQYRIGACLVERELDVSLGTSCRNSGVLHSGINYKPGTLRAELAVRGNAMMDDLCRDLKVKIRRIGKLTVALDRDDLPGIERLHAQGQANGVPGLEIIGPARMRQIQPDVQGIAALWSPTSAIISPYGLTIALAENAKANGVDIRLDWPVANVNVLPQGRGFEVRNDRGDMLTCRVLVNAAGLFAAKICEMVGIGDYRIYPCRGEYYVLDKRLGGSLRTLIYPTPNPKNPGLGIHLTPTVDGNILIGPSADYQDSLRWTGNEASVMASLRDEGLKLLPDIHVSDYIRTFAGLRAKRTPPEVGGNADFVIEDRPDVKGFINVLGIESPGLTSSPAIAEMVLGFVENHLELRRTPDFNGARPGNALSFSERSPEERADMIAADPDYGEMICRCEGVSKREVLDALDNPLGARAFVSLKYRSRVSMGRCQGGFCFPRIVRLLREEFDWEWEDFVDHSAASAMFSGCALDGGENR comes from the coding sequence TTGAAGACAGACTATGACGTGGTCGTCGTCGGAGGCGGCGTGGTGGGGTGCGCCGTGGCACGGGGGCTGGCGCAGTATCGCATCGGCGCCTGTCTCGTCGAACGCGAGCTTGACGTGTCGCTCGGCACAAGCTGCCGCAACAGCGGCGTGCTCCACTCGGGCATCAACTACAAGCCGGGCACGCTCCGCGCTGAACTGGCCGTGCGCGGCAACGCCATGATGGACGATCTGTGCCGCGACTTGAAGGTGAAAATCCGGCGCATCGGCAAGCTGACAGTCGCCCTTGACAGAGACGATCTGCCCGGCATCGAACGTCTTCACGCTCAGGGGCAGGCCAATGGCGTGCCGGGCCTGGAGATCATCGGTCCGGCGCGCATGCGTCAGATCCAGCCCGACGTACAGGGGATCGCGGCGCTGTGGTCGCCGACCAGCGCGATCATCTCGCCTTACGGCCTGACGATCGCCCTCGCCGAAAACGCCAAGGCCAACGGCGTCGACATCCGTCTCGATTGGCCGGTGGCGAACGTGAACGTGCTGCCGCAGGGGCGCGGCTTTGAAGTGAGAAACGATCGCGGCGACATGCTCACCTGCCGAGTGCTGGTGAATGCGGCGGGACTTTTTGCGGCGAAAATCTGCGAGATGGTGGGCATCGGGGATTATCGCATTTATCCCTGCCGTGGCGAATACTATGTGCTCGACAAGCGCCTCGGCGGTTCGTTGCGCACGCTGATCTACCCCACGCCGAATCCGAAAAATCCCGGCCTGGGCATTCACCTGACGCCGACGGTGGACGGCAATATCCTTATCGGGCCGAGCGCCGATTATCAGGATTCGCTTCGCTGGACCGGAAACGAAGCGTCGGTCATGGCGTCGCTGCGTGACGAAGGGCTCAAGCTGTTGCCCGACATCCACGTGTCCGATTATATCCGTACGTTCGCCGGCCTGCGCGCCAAGCGGACGCCGCCGGAAGTCGGCGGCAACGCCGATTTCGTGATCGAGGACCGCCCTGACGTGAAAGGCTTCATCAACGTGCTCGGCATCGAGAGCCCGGGGCTGACCAGTTCTCCTGCGATCGCGGAGATGGTGCTCGGTTTTGTGGAAAATCATCTGGAACTGCGGCGCACCCCGGATTTCAACGGCGCACGTCCTGGCAACGCTCTGTCGTTCAGCGAGCGCAGTCCCGAGGAACGCGCCGACATGATCGCTGCGGATCCGGATTACGGCGAAATGATCTGTCGCTGCGAGGGCGTCAGCAAACGCGAAGTACTGGACGCGCTCGACAATCCGCTGGGCGCGCGAGCCTTCGTCAGCCTCAAGTACCGTTCCCGCGTCTCCATGGGGCGATGCCAGGGCGGCTTCTGTTTTCCCCGTATCGTCCGCCTGCTGCGCGAGGAGTTCGATTGGGAGTGGGAGGACTTTGTGGATCACAGCGCTGCGTCCGCCATGTTTTCAGGCTGTGCGCTCGACGGGGGTGAAAACCGGTGA
- a CDS encoding M55 family metallopeptidase — protein MRIFISADMEGATGVTSIAQCDSRRPEYAFGCRMQQRDVLAAVRGALDGGADEVIVNDAHSHMTNLDIGEWPKGARLTSGSPKTLGMMEGFDECDGIFFLCYHAMAGTRCAVLDHTIDPNVVYSVKLNGLEVGEIGINAAAASGKKIPVALVTGDDAACREARALWGDTAVTAAVKKARGRLAATCLGPEETYKIIYDAAIKAAQLVRGKKAPVLDFAPSWIAEIAFLKTAQCDVAATLPFVERLDGRRVRFGGSDSVEMRRCVSAVLDLAGTAPF, from the coding sequence ATGAGAATTTTTATCAGCGCCGACATGGAAGGCGCCACGGGCGTCACGTCCATCGCGCAGTGCGACAGCCGCCGTCCGGAATACGCTTTCGGCTGCAGGATGCAGCAGCGCGACGTGCTCGCGGCGGTGCGCGGCGCTCTGGACGGCGGCGCCGACGAGGTGATTGTCAACGACGCTCACAGTCACATGACCAATCTGGACATTGGTGAGTGGCCGAAGGGGGCGCGGCTGACCAGCGGCTCGCCCAAAACGCTGGGCATGATGGAAGGCTTCGACGAGTGCGACGGCATCTTCTTCCTCTGTTACCATGCCATGGCCGGCACGCGGTGCGCGGTGCTGGATCACACCATCGATCCGAACGTGGTTTACAGCGTGAAACTGAACGGCCTTGAAGTGGGCGAGATCGGCATCAACGCCGCGGCCGCTTCCGGCAAAAAAATCCCCGTGGCGTTGGTGACCGGCGACGACGCCGCCTGCCGCGAAGCCCGCGCCCTGTGGGGCGACACAGCCGTCACCGCCGCGGTGAAAAAGGCTCGCGGCCGCCTGGCCGCGACCTGCCTGGGACCGGAAGAGACTTACAAGATCATTTACGACGCGGCCATCAAGGCGGCGCAGCTGGTGCGCGGCAAAAAAGCGCCCGTGCTGGACTTCGCTCCGTCCTGGATCGCCGAGATCGCTTTTCTCAAGACCGCTCAATGCGATGTCGCCGCAACGCTGCCGTTCGTCGAGCGCCTTGACGGCCGCCGCGTCCGCTTCGGCGGCTCCGACTCCGTGGAAATGCGCCGCTGCGTCAGCGCCGTGCTCGATCTGGCGGGGACCGCGCCATTCTAA
- the fumC gene encoding class II fumarate hydratase gives MDSRIERDSMGEIAVPAERHWGAQTQRSYENFRIGTETMPRGIIEAFLILKKAAAAANGRLGALDAETAAAIMHAADELLAGGRWDEFPLKVWQTGSGTQSNMNVNEVIAHLASEHLGRKIHPNDHVNRSQSSNDTFPTALHVAAVLAVEKGVLPALEKMRECLQAKSERYMDLVKIGRTHLQDATPLTLGQEIGGWARMLERCQAMIMTAVEFMKDLALGGTAVGTGLNAPEQFGRFAAQEIGDITGVDFRTAPNKFHSLTSRDEIVALHGALKALAADLMKIANDVRWLASGPRCGLGELKIPANEPGSSIMPGKVNPTQCEAVTMVAVQVMGNDAAVGFAASQGNFELNVFLPVIAYNFLQSCRLLGDAMNSFTDHCLAGLEADEARIAENLSRSLMLVTALAPKIGYDKAAEIAKKANGEGTTLREAALALGYLSAKEFDAAVRPELMVGRPVRAVKPPAAKSAEKE, from the coding sequence ATGGATTCCCGCATCGAAAGAGACAGCATGGGCGAGATCGCCGTCCCCGCCGAGCGTCACTGGGGCGCGCAGACGCAGCGCAGCTACGAGAACTTCCGCATCGGCACGGAGACGATGCCGCGCGGGATCATCGAAGCCTTCCTGATCCTCAAGAAAGCCGCCGCCGCGGCCAACGGCCGCCTTGGCGCGCTCGACGCCGAAACCGCCGCGGCGATCATGCACGCCGCCGACGAGCTGCTGGCCGGCGGCCGCTGGGACGAATTCCCGCTCAAGGTCTGGCAGACGGGCAGCGGCACCCAGAGCAACATGAACGTCAACGAAGTGATCGCCCATCTCGCTTCCGAGCATTTGGGGCGGAAGATCCATCCCAACGACCACGTCAACCGCAGCCAGAGCAGCAACGACACGTTTCCCACGGCGCTGCACGTCGCCGCCGTGCTGGCCGTGGAAAAGGGAGTGCTTCCCGCGCTGGAAAAGATGCGCGAGTGCTTGCAGGCCAAGTCGGAACGATACATGGATCTGGTCAAGATCGGCCGCACGCACCTGCAGGACGCCACGCCGCTGACGCTGGGCCAGGAGATCGGCGGCTGGGCGCGCATGCTCGAACGCTGCCAGGCCATGATCATGACCGCCGTCGAGTTCATGAAGGATCTGGCCCTCGGCGGTACGGCCGTGGGTACCGGCCTGAACGCGCCCGAACAGTTCGGCAGATTCGCGGCGCAGGAGATCGGCGACATCACCGGCGTGGATTTCCGCACCGCGCCCAACAAGTTCCACTCGCTCACCAGCCGCGACGAGATCGTGGCGCTGCACGGCGCGCTCAAGGCGCTGGCCGCCGATCTGATGAAGATCGCCAACGACGTGCGCTGGCTCGCTTCCGGCCCGCGCTGCGGCCTCGGCGAGCTGAAGATCCCCGCGAACGAACCGGGAAGTTCGATCATGCCCGGCAAGGTCAATCCCACCCAGTGCGAGGCCGTGACCATGGTGGCCGTGCAGGTGATGGGCAACGACGCGGCCGTGGGCTTCGCGGCGTCGCAGGGCAACTTCGAGCTGAACGTGTTTTTGCCCGTGATCGCCTACAACTTTTTGCAAAGCTGCCGCCTGCTCGGCGACGCGATGAACTCCTTCACCGACCATTGCCTGGCCGGACTGGAGGCCGACGAGGCGCGCATCGCCGAGAACCTGAGCCGCAGCCTGATGCTGGTCACGGCGCTGGCGCCGAAGATCGGCTACGACAAGGCCGCCGAGATCGCCAAAAAAGCGAACGGCGAAGGCACGACGCTGCGCGAAGCGGCGCTGGCGCTTGGGTACCTGTCGGCCAAGGAATTCGACGCGGCCGTCCGTCCCGAGCTGATGGTCGGGCGCCCCGTGAGGGCCGTGAAGCCGCCCGCCGCGAAATCGGCGGAAAAGGAGTAA
- a CDS encoding papain-like cysteine protease family protein, whose product MAAHAEKEKLPLPPLWELTRHEAAIVATRWNADPIIHVPEGYNLESDASAFFKAADCPNSPYFPALDFYHMYSQGSRTILPCFRTYQQTRDYSCASAVALMVMYHFGYHDWRELEIADKMAAFHGLPTESRRPIPVKDLVHFFEAIGWDVASNLPFAAKAPQDAAPYNPWRCAEAKSFPTLDSFARFCRRTLRDGAPIMVENIDWGAHWRVIIGYDDMGTGNPAHGVLILADPHDTADHCQDGYVVEHIDKFYSTWYDIFVMERDECTQPWVVARPPRKEGDLWPCTVKKNR is encoded by the coding sequence ATGGCAGCACATGCAGAAAAAGAGAAACTGCCGCTCCCGCCGCTGTGGGAACTGACCCGGCACGAGGCAGCCATTGTCGCGACGCGGTGGAACGCCGATCCGATCATTCACGTGCCCGAAGGCTACAACCTCGAATCGGACGCGTCGGCCTTTTTCAAAGCGGCCGACTGCCCCAACTCGCCTTATTTTCCCGCGCTGGACTTTTATCACATGTACAGCCAAGGTTCGCGCACGATCCTGCCCTGTTTCCGCACCTACCAGCAGACGCGCGATTACAGCTGCGCCTCGGCCGTGGCGCTGATGGTCATGTACCACTTCGGCTATCACGACTGGCGGGAGCTGGAGATCGCCGACAAGATGGCGGCCTTTCACGGCCTGCCGACGGAGTCGCGCCGCCCGATCCCGGTCAAGGATCTGGTCCATTTCTTCGAGGCGATCGGCTGGGACGTGGCATCGAATCTGCCTTTCGCCGCCAAAGCGCCGCAGGACGCCGCGCCCTACAATCCGTGGCGTTGCGCCGAGGCCAAAAGCTTCCCGACGCTGGACAGCTTCGCGCGTTTTTGCCGCCGAACGCTGCGCGACGGCGCTCCGATCATGGTCGAGAACATCGACTGGGGCGCGCACTGGCGGGTGATCATCGGCTACGACGACATGGGCACGGGCAACCCCGCCCACGGCGTGCTGATCCTCGCCGATCCGCACGACACCGCCGACCACTGCCAGGACGGCTACGTCGTGGAACACATCGACAAGTTTTACAGCACCTGGTACGACATTTTCGTCATGGAACGGGACGAATGCACTCAGCCTTGGGTCGTCGCCCGTCCGCCCCGAAAGGAAGGAGACTTGTGGCCATGCACCGTGAAAAAGAACCGCTGA
- the nikR gene encoding nickel-responsive transcriptional regulator NikR: protein MHREKEPLIRFGVAVPENLLQSFDKRLENAGLPNRSEALRQLIREYVSRDTWQKGSGQVYGTITLTYNHHSNDVTARLTGLQHDFGDIIVCTTHVHADHDHCLETVIVRGDVESVKEFIASLRALKAVSSVNPVIAVLV, encoded by the coding sequence ATGCACCGTGAAAAAGAACCGCTGATCCGTTTCGGCGTCGCCGTTCCGGAGAACCTTCTGCAGAGTTTTGACAAGCGCCTCGAGAACGCCGGCCTGCCCAATCGCTCGGAAGCGCTGCGTCAGCTGATCCGCGAGTACGTCAGCCGCGACACCTGGCAGAAAGGATCGGGGCAAGTCTACGGCACGATCACGCTCACCTACAATCATCACAGCAACGACGTGACGGCGCGCCTTACCGGCCTTCAGCACGATTTCGGCGACATCATCGTGTGCACCACCCACGTCCACGCCGATCATGATCATTGTCTCGAGACTGTCATCGTCCGCGGCGACGTGGAAAGCGTGAAGGAATTCATCGCCTCGCTGCGCGCGCTCAAGGCCGTCAGCTCGGTCAATCCGGTGATCGCCGTCCTGGTCTGA
- a CDS encoding MATE family efflux transporter yields the protein MPDASALMGSAPIPRLILRFALPATLGVLANALYNIVDRVFIGHYVGAEGLAAISVVFPIILLVVAFSALIGVGTASQISRDLGAQDQERAEIALGNGVTASVFFLALTAPLLLFNIPAIVRLCGATERIAPLTETYLKITGPAIPVQFLSMVLIAAMRAEGHPRHAMWAMVLGSLFNVALDWWFIAGLGMGVAGAAWGTAGAQIFAFLWLLAFYARRRSALRLSPDRFRPRWRVLAETCAVGVSPFLINIFFSVMLVAFNLLLGQYGGEMAISAMGIFFGLDSLLFMPVTGIGEGAMPIIGYNYGARRWDRLRETVKIALLFSVGYYILSEAAAMFWAEELASLFTDGDAELIALAARCMRIGYAALPFSAAAIIVGYTLEALGRARASFCFNLIRQLVGIALIVILPRFLGVDGVWITFPAIDFVGGLAAALLLRREARNLRRTEFAAPSSAAHAPAP from the coding sequence ATGCCCGACGCTTCCGCTCTGATGGGCAGCGCGCCCATTCCCCGCCTGATCCTCCGCTTCGCCCTGCCGGCCACGCTCGGGGTGCTGGCCAACGCGCTTTACAACATCGTCGACCGCGTCTTCATCGGCCATTACGTCGGCGCCGAGGGGCTGGCCGCCATTTCCGTCGTCTTCCCCATCATTCTGCTGGTCGTCGCCTTCAGCGCCCTGATCGGCGTCGGCACGGCCTCGCAGATCTCGCGCGATCTCGGCGCGCAGGATCAGGAACGGGCCGAGATCGCGCTCGGCAACGGCGTCACGGCCTCCGTCTTTTTCCTGGCCCTGACGGCGCCGCTGCTGCTGTTCAACATCCCGGCGATCGTCAGGCTGTGCGGCGCCACGGAGCGTATCGCGCCGCTGACGGAGACCTACCTGAAAATCACCGGGCCGGCCATTCCCGTTCAGTTTCTCAGCATGGTTCTGATCGCCGCCATGCGGGCCGAAGGCCATCCGCGCCATGCCATGTGGGCGATGGTGCTCGGCTCGTTGTTCAACGTCGCCCTGGACTGGTGGTTCATCGCCGGGCTCGGCATGGGCGTGGCCGGCGCCGCTTGGGGGACCGCCGGTGCGCAGATTTTCGCCTTTCTCTGGCTGCTGGCTTTTTACGCGCGGCGCCGCAGCGCGCTGCGGCTCTCTCCCGATCGGTTCAGGCCGCGTTGGCGGGTGCTGGCCGAAACCTGCGCGGTGGGGGTGTCGCCCTTTCTGATCAACATCTTCTTTTCGGTCATGCTGGTGGCGTTCAATCTGCTGCTGGGGCAATACGGCGGCGAGATGGCCATCTCCGCCATGGGCATCTTCTTCGGCCTCGACAGTCTGCTCTTCATGCCCGTCACCGGCATCGGCGAAGGCGCCATGCCCATCATCGGCTACAACTACGGCGCGCGCCGCTGGGACCGCCTGCGCGAAACGGTGAAGATCGCGCTGCTGTTTTCGGTCGGCTATTATATTTTGTCCGAAGCGGCGGCGATGTTCTGGGCGGAGGAATTGGCATCCCTCTTCACCGACGGCGACGCCGAACTGATCGCCCTCGCGGCGCGCTGCATGCGCATCGGCTACGCCGCCCTTCCCTTCAGCGCTGCCGCGATCATCGTCGGCTACACGCTCGAGGCGCTCGGACGGGCGCGGGCGTCTTTCTGCTTCAACCTGATCCGCCAGCTCGTCGGCATCGCGCTGATCGTCATCCTGCCAAGATTCCTCGGCGTCGACGGCGTGTGGATCACCTTTCCCGCCATCGATTTCGTCGGCGGCCTCGCCGCCGCGCTGCTGCTGCGCCGTGAAGCGCGGAACCTGCGGCGAACGGAGTTTGCGGCGCCGAGTTCCGCCGCGCACGCGCCAGCTCCATGA